CATCACCGAACACGGGGTCACCAGCCTGGTCGATCTCGGCCTGCCGGTGACCATGGCGGATGTGGACGTGGCCCTGCGCAAATGCTTCGAAGAGACCTTCGGCCCCCTGCCGGTGGAGGCCTGAACCCGTGTCCCGTAAAATCCCTTGCAGGAGGTCTTCATGTCCCGCAGCGCAGAGCTGATCGCCCAGTACCGCGCGGTGCACGAGGGCAAGGTCTATGGCCAGACCTCGGAGCTGCTGACCGGCTACATCCTGCGGCAGGTCGCCTTCCTGCCGCCGCCCCGCACCATCCTCGACTATGGCTGCGGGCAGGCGCGGACCGTGGACTGGCTGGCGAAGATCTTCGACGCCACCGCCTATCGCTACGACCCCGCACTGCCACAGATCGCGACCCTGCCCGAGGTGGAGACCGACCTCGTGATCTGCACCGACGTGATGGAGCATATCCCCCTCGAAGAGGTCGACCGCGTCCTCGCCGAGATCCGCAGCGTCTCGCCCAACGCGTTCTTCAACATCTCCTGCGTCAAGGCCGCCGAGATCCTGCCCAATGGCGAGAACGCCCATTGCACGGTGCGCCCCGCCCGCTGGTGGACGGCCCGGCTGGGCGCGCAGTTCGACACGGTGCGCAAGGTGCG
The Dinoroseobacter shibae DFL 12 = DSM 16493 genome window above contains:
- a CDS encoding methyltransferase domain-containing protein, which gives rise to MSRSAELIAQYRAVHEGKVYGQTSELLTGYILRQVAFLPPPRTILDYGCGQARTVDWLAKIFDATAYRYDPALPQIATLPEVETDLVICTDVMEHIPLEEVDRVLAEIRSVSPNAFFNISCVKAAEILPNGENAHCTVRPARWWTARLGAQFDTVRKVRSFNPNSVSLVTWPRPDTEAD